TCATCGATGCCCAGCAGGTGAAGGTGCTGGAAAAGCCGAGCCTGGAAGATGCCCGGGCGACCCTGGCAGTGCCGAAGTACCTGTATGACAAAGGCCTGAAGACCTTTGCCGACATCCACAAGTTCGAGAAGGAACTGGGCGGCAAGATCTACGGCATCGAGCCCGGCTCCGGTGCCAACACCCAGATCAAGGCAATGATCACCAAGAACCAGTTCGACCTGGGCAAGTTCCAGCTGGTCGAGTCCAGCGAAGCCGGCATGCTCGCCGCCGTCGACCGCGCCGTGCGGCGCAAGGAAGCGGTGGTGTTCTTCGGCTGGGCACCACACCCGATGAACGTGAACATCGACATGGCCTACCTGGGAGACAGCCAGGATGCCCTGGGCCCTGACGAAGGGCGTGCCACGGTATGGACGGTGACCGCCCCGGATTACGCCGATCGCTGCCCCAACGCCCACCGCCTGCTGGCCAACCTGAACTTCAGCGCCGAGGACGAGAGCCGCATGATGCAACCGCTGCTCGACCACAAAGACGCGCTGGAATCGGCCCGCCAGTGGCTCAAGGACCACCCCGAGGACAAGGCCCGCTGGCTTGAGGGTGTGACCACCTTCGATGGCAAGCCTGCTGCCGACAATCTCAAGCTCACCGCCAACTGACAGGGCCTCATCGCCGGCAAGCCGGCTCCTACAGGGAAAACGCTCACCAGGGTTCACCACGAACCCTGCTCCCACAGGGCAATCACTCACCAGGGTTCACCGCGAACCCTGTGGGAGCCGGCTTGCCGGCGATAAGGCCACCACAGACACCACAAGGAACCGCCATGAACCACGACGTCATCATCACCTGCGCCCTCACTGGCGCCGGCGACACCGTTGCCAAGAGCCACCTGGTCCCCGTCACCCCCAAACAGATCGCCGAATCCGCCGTGGAAGCCGCAAAGGCCGGCGCCACCGTGGTCCACTGCCACGTCCGCGACCCGCAGACCGGCCGCTTCAGCCGCGACGTGAACCTCTACCGCGAGGTCATGGAGCGCATCCGCGAAGCCGACGTCGACGTCATCGTCAACCTCACCGCCGGCATGGGC
The Pseudomonas sp. KU43P genome window above contains:
- the choX gene encoding choline ABC transporter substrate-binding protein, which encodes MHSLIRRSLLSLALSSIVATPLFAAEPAACKNVRLGVVNWTDVIATSAMAQVLLDGLGYQTKQTSASQQIIFAGIRDKRLDMFLGYWNPIMTQTITPFIDAQQVKVLEKPSLEDARATLAVPKYLYDKGLKTFADIHKFEKELGGKIYGIEPGSGANTQIKAMITKNQFDLGKFQLVESSEAGMLAAVDRAVRRKEAVVFFGWAPHPMNVNIDMAYLGDSQDALGPDEGRATVWTVTAPDYADRCPNAHRLLANLNFSAEDESRMMQPLLDHKDALESARQWLKDHPEDKARWLEGVTTFDGKPAADNLKLTAN